The Spirosoma foliorum genome has a window encoding:
- a CDS encoding gamma-glutamylcyclotransferase family protein produces the protein MTNNPDFLIVYGTLRPPFDNSFAQYLRQRGRNVGEGIFKGKAFDMGSYPGAIHDESSNTYVHGTVFNISNQKSAILTYLDYYEGVGEDFEQPTEFIRAIVPVSFNDTLTDCWIYLYNLSTDDKPLIESGDYSKLIGNPYQSPA, from the coding sequence ATGACTAACAATCCTGATTTTCTGATCGTTTACGGCACACTTCGCCCTCCTTTCGATAATTCTTTTGCCCAATACCTGCGACAGCGGGGTCGTAATGTTGGCGAAGGCATATTTAAGGGAAAAGCTTTCGATATGGGAAGCTATCCTGGAGCTATTCATGATGAGAGTAGCAACACCTATGTACACGGCACTGTTTTTAATATTAGCAATCAGAAATCCGCGATTCTGACCTATCTTGACTATTACGAAGGCGTGGGAGAGGATTTTGAACAACCTACCGAATTTATCCGGGCTATTGTACCTGTATCGTTCAATGATACCTTAACTGATTGCTGGATTTATCTATACAATCTCTCAACAGACGATAAGCCACTGATTGAATCCGGCGATTACTCGAAATTGATCGGGAACCCTTATCAATCACCTGCTTAA
- a CDS encoding dienelactone hydrolase family protein — protein MKIVFITGLSFFMSLFSYLTPKSTEPEETAIPLCHAPATDGVGNDMSAMAADPAFQRLHEAPLPFTYTGAGEMIKFSTPDGQSANGFLLKAKKPSNKWLLVYQEWWGLNDNIKQQSETFYNDLKDVNVLAVDMYDGKVATEPAEAGKLMQGANKERLTSIQKGAIAYAGSKAEFASVGWCFGGMLSLQSAMLEGKQAKGCIMYYGRPEQDVEKLKTLDTDVLGFFGSQDKGITPESVKAFEENMAKAGEKVTVKMYDAGHGFANPSNPVYNKEAAADAYKLALAYLKDKLKA, from the coding sequence ATGAAAATTGTATTCATTACTGGATTGTCGTTTTTTATGTCCCTGTTTTCGTATTTGACTCCGAAATCAACTGAGCCAGAAGAAACAGCAATTCCCCTGTGTCATGCTCCCGCTACCGACGGCGTTGGTAATGATATGTCGGCGATGGCTGCCGATCCTGCTTTCCAGCGTTTGCATGAAGCTCCTCTGCCCTTCACCTACACAGGTGCTGGCGAAATGATTAAATTCTCAACGCCCGATGGACAATCGGCCAATGGATTTCTGTTGAAAGCGAAAAAGCCATCGAACAAATGGTTGCTGGTTTACCAGGAATGGTGGGGCCTGAACGACAATATCAAGCAACAGTCTGAAACGTTCTATAACGATCTCAAAGACGTTAATGTGTTGGCGGTGGACATGTATGACGGCAAAGTAGCTACCGAACCGGCTGAAGCGGGTAAATTAATGCAGGGAGCTAATAAGGAACGGCTCACCAGCATCCAGAAAGGGGCCATTGCTTATGCAGGTTCTAAAGCTGAATTTGCTAGTGTTGGCTGGTGCTTTGGAGGTATGCTATCGCTGCAATCAGCCATGCTGGAAGGCAAACAGGCAAAAGGCTGTATTATGTATTATGGTCGCCCAGAGCAGGATGTTGAAAAACTGAAAACATTGGATACCGATGTATTAGGTTTCTTTGGTAGCCAGGATAAAGGCATCACTCCCGAATCGGTGAAGGCATTTGAAGAGAATATGGCCAAAGCTGGGGAGAAAGTAACCGTAAAAATGTACGACGCTGGTCATGGTTTCGCTAACCCCAGCAATCCGGTTTACAACAAAGAAGCAGCCGCTGATGCGTACAAACTGGCACTGGCTTATTTGAAAGATAAATTGAAGGCTTAA
- a CDS encoding metallophosphoesterase, with translation MNRTALFFILPAILLLIDWYVFQAVKTLSRSASESTQRIIAIAFWGFTAVSLLLYVIMQLLPPDSISRNTRTFLWAAIAIPYFSKIFAVLIILIDDIGRFFRWIVSLFYKPEVREAVEDSTRQTIPQTDTITRSDFLMKTALVVGTVPLVGFTWGILSGAHDYRIRRIKLPLKNLPSGFHGMTIAQISDIHSGSFFNKTAVKGGVEMLLGQKPDMVFFTGDLVNSHAEEVNSYIDVFDKVKAPLGVYSTLGNHDYGKYVQWSSPQAERQNVMNVVAAHKQMGWNIMMDENKILEQGGDKIALIGVQNLGFGPAALRAGDLAKAYKGTEEYPVKLLLSHDPTHWDAEVNKKYKDIDVQFSGHTHGAQFGVEVGDVKWSPAQYFYKQWAGLYQEGDQRLYVNRGYGYIGYPGRVGILPEITIFELVKA, from the coding sequence ATGAACCGTACCGCCTTATTTTTCATTCTCCCTGCCATTCTGCTACTGATCGACTGGTATGTCTTTCAGGCTGTTAAAACGCTAAGCCGGTCGGCTTCAGAAAGCACACAACGAATTATTGCCATTGCCTTTTGGGGTTTTACAGCGGTGTCGTTGTTGTTGTACGTCATTATGCAATTGTTGCCACCGGACTCTATTAGCCGCAATACCCGTACGTTTTTGTGGGCGGCCATTGCCATCCCCTATTTCTCAAAGATTTTTGCCGTCCTAATCATCCTGATTGACGACATCGGCCGCTTCTTTCGCTGGATTGTTTCTCTGTTCTACAAGCCCGAAGTGCGTGAAGCGGTTGAGGACTCAACTCGACAAACAATACCACAAACGGATACCATTACGCGCTCGGATTTTCTGATGAAAACAGCTTTGGTCGTTGGCACAGTGCCGCTGGTTGGTTTTACCTGGGGTATACTTTCTGGAGCACACGACTATCGAATCCGGCGAATAAAACTCCCGCTCAAAAATCTGCCGTCGGGCTTTCATGGCATGACCATCGCCCAGATTTCGGATATTCACTCGGGTAGTTTTTTCAATAAAACCGCCGTAAAAGGTGGTGTTGAAATGCTGCTCGGTCAGAAGCCCGATATGGTCTTTTTTACGGGCGATCTGGTCAACAGCCATGCCGAAGAGGTTAACAGTTATATCGACGTGTTCGATAAAGTAAAAGCTCCACTGGGTGTTTATTCAACCTTAGGCAACCATGACTACGGTAAATACGTACAGTGGTCAAGCCCGCAGGCCGAGCGACAAAACGTGATGAACGTCGTAGCTGCTCACAAGCAAATGGGCTGGAATATTATGATGGACGAGAACAAAATTCTGGAGCAGGGCGGTGATAAAATTGCGCTCATTGGCGTTCAGAATCTGGGCTTTGGACCAGCAGCCTTACGGGCCGGTGACCTCGCCAAAGCCTACAAGGGCACCGAAGAGTATCCGGTCAAGCTTCTTCTCTCTCACGACCCTACGCACTGGGATGCAGAAGTCAATAAGAAGTATAAAGACATTGACGTGCAATTCAGTGGCCACACGCATGGTGCGCAATTTGGCGTAGAAGTTGGCGACGTCAAATGGAGTCCGGCGCAGTATTTCTACAAACAATGGGCTGGATTGTATCAGGAAGGTGATCAACGACTCTATGTAAATCGGGGGTATGGCTACATCGGCTACCCTGGTCGGGTCGGTATTTTGCCCGAGATTACGATTTTTGAATTAGTAAAAGCTTAA
- a CDS encoding carbohydrate-binding family 9-like protein yields the protein MPAYTAKKITDSIQLDGDVTKPIWQNASWSDRFVDMATGGPGLYDTKAAILWNNTHLYVAFRAEEPFVEAHLTERDSIIFLENDLELFIDGGDCYYELEVNARNTLYEVFFIWKDAYQRGGRFDVPQFDVHHPQAMTFGGDSDRSGASFWYGTHPRGLRWAFLNYDMPGLETAVQIDGTLNDNSDIDSGWSLEIAIPWSSLTWLANARSIPPQPGDEWRMFLGRFQKLLVSGAEVQPHPAMVMNPHGVYDTHMPERWSQVVFE from the coding sequence ATGCCTGCATATACTGCTAAAAAAATCACCGATTCCATACAACTAGATGGAGACGTAACGAAACCCATTTGGCAAAATGCTTCCTGGAGTGATCGGTTCGTGGATATGGCCACAGGCGGACCGGGCCTTTATGATACTAAAGCGGCTATCCTCTGGAATAACACGCATTTATACGTTGCTTTCCGAGCCGAGGAGCCTTTTGTAGAAGCTCACTTAACCGAGCGCGATTCCATTATTTTCCTCGAAAATGACCTCGAATTATTCATCGATGGGGGAGACTGTTATTACGAACTGGAAGTAAATGCTCGAAATACGCTTTATGAAGTGTTTTTCATCTGGAAAGACGCCTATCAGCGAGGAGGTCGATTCGATGTACCACAATTTGATGTGCATCACCCACAGGCGATGACATTTGGTGGCGATTCTGATCGGAGTGGGGCTTCATTCTGGTACGGCACGCATCCTCGTGGCCTACGTTGGGCCTTTTTGAATTATGATATGCCGGGTCTTGAAACCGCTGTTCAGATTGATGGCACGCTCAATGACAACAGCGATATTGATAGTGGATGGAGTCTGGAAATCGCGATTCCGTGGAGTAGTTTGACCTGGTTGGCCAACGCGCGTAGTATCCCTCCTCAACCGGGCGACGAATGGCGTATGTTTCTGGGACGATTCCAGAAACTACTGGTTTCAGGTGCTGAAGTTCAACCACATCCGGCTATGGTGATGAACCCGCACGGTGTTTACGACACGCATATGCCCGAGCGTTGGAGCCAGGTTGTGTTTGAGTAA
- a CDS encoding alpha-1,2-fucosyltransferase yields the protein MIISRISSGLGNQLFQYAVGRNLALTKKTALYIDLSYYRCEYSDDTPRKFKLDFFSVSYNNLQKSPLEYLSKATRLLPNRSWRPFVAYLKEKYFHFDPQVLTEDVGCLILQGFWQSEAYFRQHADTIRRELQLSRIPSIEFEAYHQQIQDSPLPVSIHVRRGDYVSHPDFSKRFGFVGLDYYQRAVDILTKQHKNPQFFVFSDELAWAKQNLTLPEHTVFVQNTGPTADVADLVLMSRCHHHIIANSSFSWWSAWLNHNPDKLIIYPKNWFRNQPDWNTKDLHPSGWLPC from the coding sequence ATGATTATCAGTAGAATATCGAGTGGATTAGGAAATCAGCTTTTTCAGTACGCTGTGGGGAGAAATCTGGCATTGACTAAGAAAACAGCTTTGTATATCGACCTGAGTTATTATCGTTGTGAGTACTCGGATGATACCCCCCGTAAGTTTAAGTTAGATTTCTTTTCGGTTTCGTATAATAACCTCCAGAAGTCACCGCTGGAATATCTGTCAAAGGCTACTAGGCTACTACCCAACCGAAGTTGGCGGCCTTTTGTCGCGTATTTAAAAGAGAAGTATTTTCATTTTGACCCTCAGGTTTTGACTGAAGATGTGGGTTGTCTTATACTCCAGGGATTCTGGCAGTCGGAAGCGTATTTTAGACAACATGCCGATACCATTCGGCGTGAATTGCAATTGAGCCGAATCCCAAGTATCGAATTCGAAGCGTACCACCAGCAAATTCAGGACTCTCCACTACCTGTGTCCATCCACGTTCGGCGGGGCGACTATGTAAGCCATCCTGATTTCAGCAAAAGGTTTGGGTTTGTTGGTCTCGACTATTACCAAAGAGCTGTCGATATACTTACAAAGCAGCATAAGAATCCTCAGTTCTTTGTTTTTAGTGACGAGTTAGCCTGGGCGAAGCAAAATCTGACGTTACCTGAACATACCGTTTTTGTACAAAATACAGGACCTACGGCCGATGTCGCCGACCTTGTTTTGATGAGCCGTTGTCACCATCATATCATTGCTAACAGCTCCTTTAGCTGGTGGAGCGCCTGGCTCAATCACAATCCTGATAAACTGATCATTTATCCTAAAAACTGGTTTAGAAATCAACCTGACTGGAATACGAAAGACTTGCATCCTTCGGGCTGGCTACCCTGTTGA
- a CDS encoding efflux RND transporter permease subunit: MKFEQYKTLGFTNWCVENRTAIYIFTFLITLGGLFVYNNLPKEQFPDIKVPQVYINTVYVGTAPADIENTINKQIEKQLKSISGVKRIKSNALQDVSVILVEFNPDVESAEALQRVRDAIDKAKPDLPQKLDSGPTAQDVDFSEMAIMNINMAGSFSLKQLKEYAEDLQDVIEGMPEIRRVDIVGALEREIQINVNLPRMQSAGLAFSDIQQAIQGENINVSGGELPIDGVRRTVRVKGEFTDVTQLENLQIRTATGATVRLGDIAQVRDNFEEQQDFARLNNKSVVTLNVIKRAGANLISAADRIEKTIEEYKESRFPEGLDVKITADQSERTRENVNDLINTVVLGFIFVVLVLMFFMGVRDAIFVGLSVPLSALVAFVLMPVLGPMVGASFTLNTMVLFAFLLGLGLVVDDAIVVIENSHRLFNENKNWDIKQAVKAAAGEVFVPVLSGTLTTIAPFFPLLFWPGIVGEFMKFLPLTLILTLFASLFVAYVINPVFAVTFMKRHEDDNHEDKQTFAEIRRPLIIMTVLAGVGYVIDRGIGNLFVLFIILYVFNHYVLTPRLIVPFQESILPALKNGYRKLISWILTGWRPAWAIVGAFGVLILTFVIVGIAKPKVLFFPSGEPDYIYVYNVMPVGTDARVTDSVTRVIEKRVFKVLDDNKATDIVNSVISNVGKNAGDPMNPDRSATPQKSKVTVAFKPNEERHGISTDSLLSKVRSAVTGLPGSEISVERESNGPPTGKPIAIEIAGEEFDELKKLEKQVRQKISQAGIKGIDQLKSDLITNKPEIVIDIDRDKAEREGISSGQVALAIRTALFGLEVSKFRDAKDEYPIMVRLQQDDRSQIDKLLSLNVVYRDMVMGGQLRQVPITSVANISYSTTFSQINRKNQERLVTLSSDVVPGYNANEIVAQIQSVIDDMDVPNGYKVKMGGEQEDQQESMNFLVSAFGIAMLLIYLIMATQFNSVVKPLIIFVTILFSLIGVLLGFVVFHKDFSVIMSGVGIISLAGIVVKNGILLIEFIEELRGRGVPLRKAIIEAGGIRLTPVLLTASAAVLGLIPLALGITVDFVGLFRDFDPHIIVGGDSSVFWNILAWTIIFGLTFSTILTLVIVPCMYWINERIRMKWFGKKDPALEPKEELEEELA; encoded by the coding sequence ATGAAATTTGAACAGTATAAAACCCTCGGCTTTACCAACTGGTGCGTTGAGAACCGGACGGCGATTTACATATTCACCTTCCTGATTACGCTTGGCGGGCTGTTCGTGTATAATAACCTGCCTAAAGAGCAGTTCCCTGATATCAAGGTACCGCAGGTGTATATCAACACGGTATATGTTGGTACGGCCCCGGCTGATATTGAGAACACGATTAACAAGCAGATCGAGAAACAGTTAAAGTCGATTTCGGGTGTTAAGCGCATTAAATCGAATGCGTTGCAGGACGTGTCGGTTATTCTGGTTGAGTTTAACCCCGACGTAGAATCAGCTGAAGCTCTACAACGAGTTCGCGATGCCATCGATAAAGCGAAGCCTGATTTGCCGCAAAAGCTGGATTCAGGCCCAACCGCGCAGGATGTCGATTTCTCCGAAATGGCGATCATGAACATCAACATGGCTGGTAGTTTCTCGCTGAAGCAATTGAAAGAATATGCCGAAGATTTACAGGATGTGATTGAAGGGATGCCCGAAATTCGTCGGGTAGATATCGTTGGAGCGCTGGAACGCGAAATTCAGATCAATGTCAACTTGCCAAGAATGCAGTCGGCGGGTTTGGCTTTCTCCGATATTCAGCAAGCGATTCAGGGCGAAAACATCAACGTATCGGGTGGTGAATTACCAATTGATGGTGTTCGTCGGACGGTTCGTGTAAAAGGCGAATTTACCGACGTTACGCAGCTTGAGAATCTACAGATTCGTACGGCAACTGGCGCTACGGTTCGCCTTGGCGACATTGCTCAAGTACGGGATAACTTCGAAGAACAGCAGGATTTTGCCCGCTTGAATAATAAGTCGGTTGTAACGCTGAACGTGATCAAACGAGCCGGTGCAAACCTTATCTCGGCTGCCGACCGGATTGAAAAGACCATTGAAGAATACAAAGAATCGCGTTTCCCGGAAGGTTTAGATGTGAAAATCACCGCCGACCAATCGGAACGTACCCGCGAAAACGTGAATGACCTGATCAACACGGTTGTTCTGGGTTTCATCTTCGTGGTATTGGTACTTATGTTCTTCATGGGTGTTCGCGATGCTATTTTTGTTGGCTTGTCTGTTCCGTTATCGGCGCTGGTGGCCTTCGTATTGATGCCTGTTCTGGGGCCAATGGTTGGTGCTTCGTTTACCCTGAACACGATGGTACTGTTTGCTTTCCTGCTCGGTTTAGGACTGGTGGTTGATGATGCTATTGTGGTAATTGAGAACTCCCACCGACTCTTCAACGAGAACAAAAACTGGGATATCAAACAAGCTGTGAAAGCGGCTGCGGGTGAAGTATTCGTGCCGGTACTGTCGGGAACGCTGACGACCATCGCGCCTTTCTTCCCACTTTTATTCTGGCCGGGTATTGTGGGTGAATTTATGAAGTTTCTGCCCCTAACGCTGATTTTGACGCTGTTTGCTTCGTTGTTTGTGGCCTACGTGATCAACCCGGTTTTTGCGGTTACGTTCATGAAACGGCATGAAGATGACAATCACGAGGATAAACAGACATTTGCTGAAATCAGACGTCCGTTGATTATCATGACCGTTTTAGCGGGTGTTGGTTATGTTATTGACAGAGGCATTGGTAACCTGTTTGTCTTGTTCATCATCCTGTATGTGTTTAATCACTACGTGCTGACGCCAAGACTGATTGTGCCTTTCCAGGAAAGTATATTGCCCGCGCTTAAAAACGGCTATCGTAAATTGATTTCCTGGATTTTAACTGGATGGCGCCCGGCCTGGGCTATTGTAGGAGCCTTTGGCGTGTTGATTCTGACCTTCGTTATCGTTGGTATTGCCAAGCCTAAAGTGCTCTTCTTTCCAAGCGGTGAACCCGATTACATTTACGTGTACAACGTAATGCCCGTTGGTACCGATGCCCGCGTAACTGATTCCGTTACGCGAGTAATTGAGAAGCGTGTATTTAAGGTTTTGGATGACAACAAGGCGACGGATATTGTCAACTCGGTGATCTCAAACGTTGGTAAAAATGCTGGTGATCCGATGAACCCGGACCGCTCGGCGACGCCACAGAAATCGAAGGTGACGGTTGCCTTTAAACCAAATGAAGAACGGCACGGCATTTCGACCGACTCGCTGTTGAGTAAAGTTCGGTCGGCGGTAACAGGTTTGCCGGGTAGCGAAATTTCAGTAGAACGCGAATCCAATGGTCCACCAACTGGTAAGCCAATTGCGATTGAGATTGCGGGTGAAGAATTTGATGAACTCAAGAAACTGGAGAAACAGGTTCGGCAGAAGATCTCTCAGGCTGGTATCAAAGGAATTGACCAGTTAAAATCTGACCTGATCACCAACAAGCCTGAAATCGTAATCGACATCGACCGAGACAAAGCAGAACGTGAAGGGATTTCGTCGGGTCAGGTTGCCTTGGCGATCCGGACAGCTTTGTTTGGTCTGGAAGTTTCGAAATTCCGTGATGCCAAAGACGAATATCCGATCATGGTTCGTCTGCAACAGGATGATCGTAGCCAGATTGACAAACTCCTGAGCCTGAACGTGGTGTATCGCGACATGGTAATGGGTGGGCAACTACGCCAGGTGCCTATTACATCGGTAGCGAATATTAGCTACTCGACGACGTTCAGCCAGATCAACCGGAAAAATCAGGAACGTCTGGTAACACTAAGTTCTGATGTAGTGCCAGGCTATAATGCCAACGAAATCGTAGCTCAAATTCAGTCAGTTATCGATGATATGGACGTTCCGAATGGCTACAAGGTCAAGATGGGTGGTGAGCAGGAAGACCAACAGGAATCAATGAACTTCCTGGTTTCTGCCTTTGGTATTGCCATGCTGTTGATCTACCTGATTATGGCTACGCAATTTAACTCAGTTGTAAAACCGCTGATTATTTTCGTTACCATCCTGTTCTCACTGATTGGTGTACTACTTGGTTTCGTCGTTTTTCACAAAGATTTCTCAGTTATCATGTCGGGGGTTGGTATTATTTCCCTGGCCGGTATCGTGGTGAAAAACGGGATTCTTCTTATCGAATTCATTGAGGAGCTACGCGGTCGAGGTGTTCCCCTGCGCAAAGCTATCATTGAAGCGGGCGGTATTCGTCTAACACCGGTATTGCTGACAGCATCGGCGGCTGTACTCGGTCTGATTCCATTAGCGTTAGGTATCACTGTTGACTTCGTTGGTCTGTTCCGCGATTTCGATCCGCACATCATCGTCGGTGGTGATAGCTCCGTATTCTGGAACATTCTGGCCTGGACAATCATCTTCGGTCTGACGTTCTCCACCATTCTGACACTCGTTATTGTTCCTTGTATGTACTGGATCAACGAGCGTATCCGGATGAAGTGGTTCGGTAAAAAAGACCCTGCTCTGGAGCCTAAGGAGGAGTTGGAAGAAGAATTAGCATAA
- a CDS encoding efflux RND transporter periplasmic adaptor subunit — MKPYYALVLVSLLAACSQEKKSNDLQGKREELAQLKSQQTELTTKIKTLEAEVAKLDPKKAEETRVKDVTVSPLAASTFKHFVELQGSIDAKNNVLVSPKSGGVVTAVYVKEGDQVRAGQAIAKVDDELLRESQAELKTQLSLVNTVYEKQAALWKQQIGTEIQYLQAKNNKESLERRLATLNAQVGQSTVTAPISGVVDQVIVKVGQSAAPGMGLVRVVNLSQLKVVAKVADSYSGSVRKGDPVLVEFPDLNKTLNSRISFVATMVDPATRTFTIEAPLPSDNALKPNMLARIKINDATQGNAIVINQNLIQSTENGQLVYVAVNEGGKKIAKAKTVKTGQSYGGQIAITQGLQAGDQIVTAGYQDLVDGQQINY; from the coding sequence ATGAAACCATATTACGCCCTTGTTCTTGTGAGTTTATTAGCTGCCTGCTCACAGGAAAAAAAGTCGAATGATCTGCAAGGTAAACGCGAGGAACTCGCGCAACTGAAATCGCAGCAGACGGAATTAACGACGAAAATCAAAACCCTGGAAGCTGAGGTTGCTAAACTCGATCCGAAAAAGGCTGAAGAAACCCGAGTGAAAGATGTAACAGTGTCTCCGCTGGCAGCATCTACATTCAAGCACTTTGTAGAGTTGCAGGGATCGATTGATGCCAAAAATAACGTACTGGTTTCGCCGAAATCGGGTGGCGTTGTTACGGCAGTTTACGTGAAGGAAGGTGATCAGGTACGAGCTGGACAAGCCATTGCCAAAGTAGATGACGAGCTTTTACGTGAATCGCAGGCCGAACTGAAAACGCAGCTTTCGCTTGTGAATACGGTCTATGAAAAACAGGCTGCTTTGTGGAAACAACAAATAGGCACTGAAATTCAATACCTGCAAGCGAAGAACAACAAAGAATCGCTCGAACGCCGGTTAGCTACGTTGAATGCGCAAGTTGGTCAGTCGACTGTAACAGCGCCAATCTCAGGTGTTGTCGATCAGGTTATTGTCAAAGTTGGCCAGTCAGCCGCTCCGGGCATGGGATTGGTTCGGGTGGTAAATCTGTCGCAACTGAAAGTAGTGGCTAAAGTAGCTGACTCGTATTCGGGGAGTGTTCGGAAGGGTGATCCTGTACTGGTTGAGTTTCCTGATCTGAATAAAACCCTGAACTCGCGCATATCATTTGTGGCTACGATGGTAGATCCTGCAACTCGGACATTTACGATTGAGGCACCCCTACCCTCCGATAATGCGCTGAAACCCAATATGCTGGCTCGTATCAAAATCAACGATGCTACCCAAGGGAACGCCATTGTGATTAATCAAAACCTGATTCAGAGTACGGAGAATGGTCAGCTTGTGTATGTGGCCGTGAATGAAGGAGGTAAAAAGATAGCCAAAGCGAAGACCGTAAAAACGGGCCAATCGTACGGTGGTCAAATTGCCATAACGCAAGGGTTACAGGCGGGCGATCAGATCGTTACGGCTGGTTATCAGGATTTAGTTGACGGACAACAAATTAATTATTAG
- a CDS encoding TolC family protein gives MRLSNTRKTVLVWLLGLLSSSGPVLAQTRQEFSLNEAIKFAVENNINVKNAGLDALSSESRIQELKGVALPQVSVAGALSDNLIIQRVFLPAQFGDPTAPADTPPIAVQFGVNYSSNLTGTVNQLLFDASYRLGLRAADTYRQLAQKNVKASKITVAEQVAKAYYGVLVNEQQIKLLDLNIARVDTLYHNTQALNKQGFAEKIDVSRLEVQVNNLKAERQNVKNLVELSYYLLKFQMGLGINDNITLTEQIQDIDLDAVERTNMQAAAEFDYTQRIEFSTLQSQIDLADLDVQSIAKQYYPRLTAFANYGYNTGRNKFSELIGSPWFNSSIIGINLSVPVFDGFQKKYQAQQKRFTLQKAQNNSQLLKNSIDLQIRQSTITLGNSLQTLRTQKRNVDLAQEVARVTKIKYQEGVGSNIEVLDAENSYRQAQNNYFASLYNFLQTKVDADKANGKLYTGQ, from the coding sequence ATGAGGTTAAGTAATACCAGAAAAACAGTGCTAGTCTGGCTACTCGGATTATTGAGTAGTTCAGGTCCAGTGCTGGCCCAAACCCGACAGGAATTCTCGCTGAATGAAGCGATCAAGTTTGCTGTTGAAAATAATATTAATGTAAAAAATGCCGGACTCGATGCCCTAAGTTCTGAATCAAGGATTCAGGAATTGAAAGGTGTAGCATTACCCCAAGTAAGTGTGGCTGGGGCATTGAGTGATAACCTGATTATTCAGCGCGTGTTTTTACCGGCGCAGTTCGGTGATCCTACTGCTCCCGCTGACACTCCTCCGATTGCCGTTCAGTTTGGCGTAAACTATTCAAGTAATTTGACGGGGACGGTCAACCAACTCTTGTTCGATGCTTCGTATCGATTGGGATTACGTGCAGCCGATACCTATCGGCAATTAGCTCAGAAAAATGTGAAGGCCTCCAAAATTACGGTGGCAGAGCAGGTTGCCAAGGCCTATTATGGTGTATTGGTGAATGAACAGCAGATCAAATTGCTTGATCTGAACATTGCTCGCGTGGATACGCTGTATCACAATACGCAAGCGCTGAACAAACAGGGATTTGCCGAAAAGATTGATGTGAGCCGTCTCGAAGTGCAGGTTAACAACCTGAAAGCAGAACGTCAGAATGTTAAGAACCTGGTTGAGTTGAGTTATTACCTACTCAAGTTTCAGATGGGTCTGGGGATAAACGACAATATTACGCTGACTGAACAGATTCAGGACATCGACCTTGATGCGGTTGAACGGACGAATATGCAGGCTGCCGCTGAGTTTGATTATACTCAGCGAATTGAATTCTCGACCTTACAGTCGCAGATTGATCTGGCTGATCTGGATGTTCAAAGTATTGCCAAGCAGTACTATCCACGACTTACCGCTTTCGCCAATTATGGCTATAACACGGGACGAAATAAATTTAGTGAATTGATTGGCTCGCCCTGGTTTAATTCGTCTATAATAGGAATCAATTTATCCGTTCCGGTTTTCGATGGTTTTCAGAAGAAATACCAGGCGCAACAGAAACGGTTTACGTTGCAGAAAGCTCAGAATAACAGTCAGTTGCTGAAAAATTCGATCGATCTGCAAATTCGCCAATCGACCATTACGCTGGGAAATAGCCTGCAAACATTACGCACTCAAAAACGGAATGTTGATCTGGCACAGGAAGTTGCCCGCGTAACCAAAATCAAATATCAGGAAGGGGTTGGCTCAAATATCGAAGTATTGGATGCAGAGAACTCATATCGGCAGGCTCAGAATAACTACTTCGCATCGCTGTATAACTTCCTGCAAACCAAAGTCGATGCCGATAAAGCAAACGGAAAGCTTTACACGGGCCAGTAA
- a CDS encoding TetR/AcrR family transcriptional regulator, with protein sequence MKERILAEAERLFWKYGVRSVTMEDIAHQLGISKKTIYQHFNDKEQILYQVIQDKTGRDQSEMDCMVTETSNPVEEILGVLNMIRKNTDQVSPNLLIDIKRYYPQAFALFRQYKEGQIMRSILENIQKGISQGIYRSDINPTILARLRVEQIELAFNHDLFPSDQYSMHDVQAELMHHFVRGMLTEKGFTIYNQYVNQYNHEVK encoded by the coding sequence ATGAAGGAGAGGATTCTGGCCGAGGCCGAACGATTGTTCTGGAAATATGGTGTACGCTCCGTAACAATGGAAGACATTGCCCACCAACTTGGTATTTCGAAGAAAACGATTTACCAGCATTTTAACGATAAAGAACAGATCTTATACCAGGTTATACAGGATAAAACGGGTAGAGATCAATCAGAAATGGACTGTATGGTAACCGAAACCTCTAATCCGGTTGAAGAAATACTAGGTGTCCTGAATATGATACGAAAGAATACAGATCAGGTTAGCCCTAATCTGTTGATCGATATAAAACGGTATTACCCACAAGCATTTGCCTTATTCCGGCAATATAAGGAGGGACAGATAATGCGATCAATTCTTGAAAATATACAAAAAGGTATTTCTCAAGGTATATATCGCTCCGACATAAATCCAACCATTTTAGCCCGCTTACGGGTCGAACAAATTGAGTTAGCTTTCAACCACGATCTATTCCCATCCGATCAATATTCGATGCACGATGTACAGGCAGAACTGATGCATCACTTTGTGCGGGGGATGCTAACCGAAAAAGGATTCACCATTTACAATCAGTACGTTAATCAATACAACCATGAGGTTAAGTAA